The Prochlorococcus marinus str. MIT 9301 genome window below encodes:
- the coxB gene encoding cytochrome c oxidase subunit II: MLNKNIYLILTISLVFAISFWIGFNVNLLPTEASINAPIYDELFKILFIIGLIIFIGMTIAVIYSLFRFRKRNDQIGDGIALEGNLSLEIVWTIIPSIIVLLIGLYSYNIYDRMGGMKELNHNHEMMSSNSEKIWAGISQTSDNEIAINNLSIEVSAMQFAFLFNYPKGNFISGELHVPVDQKVSMKMESKDVIHAFWVPEFRIKQDIIPGQPTILNFTPTKVGKYPIICAELCGPYHGGMRASIIVEEESDYNEWFNKNKKPEVNL, encoded by the coding sequence TTGTTAAATAAAAACATTTATTTAATACTAACTATTTCACTTGTTTTTGCTATATCTTTTTGGATTGGTTTTAATGTAAATTTGCTCCCAACGGAAGCAAGTATTAATGCACCAATTTACGATGAACTTTTTAAAATTCTTTTCATCATTGGATTAATTATTTTTATAGGAATGACAATAGCTGTTATTTATAGCTTATTTAGATTTAGGAAAAGAAATGATCAGATAGGTGATGGTATAGCTTTAGAGGGAAATTTAAGCTTAGAAATTGTATGGACAATTATTCCTTCAATAATTGTTTTGTTAATAGGTTTATATAGCTACAACATCTACGATCGAATGGGAGGTATGAAAGAACTAAATCATAACCACGAAATGATGAGTTCTAATTCTGAAAAAATATGGGCTGGAATAAGTCAAACTTCTGATAATGAAATAGCAATAAATAATTTATCAATTGAAGTTTCAGCTATGCAATTTGCATTTCTATTCAATTATCCCAAGGGCAATTTCATATCAGGAGAACTACACGTTCCTGTTGATCAAAAAGTATCAATGAAGATGGAATCCAAAGATGTCATTCATGCTTTTTGGGTGCCAGAGTTCAGAATTAAACAGGATATTATTCCTGGGCAACCTACTATTCTAAATTTCACTCCTACAAAAGTAGGAAAATATCCGATAATTTGCGCAGAATTATGTGGCCCATATCATGGAGGGATGAGAGCCTCCATAATTGTTGAAGAAGAATCTGATTACAACGAATGGTTTAACAAAAATAAAAAACCTGAGGTAAATTTATGA
- a CDS encoding AbrB family transcriptional regulator — MLEGKELLEKAKLLSKKSEDEIAKSCGYVGPSGRILRKSFYRALIEAKGYKIGNGRQGKNGNRASRGRQTEFKTKVHGNGNLLIGHAYTKKLGLEPGQEFKIDLKKESKTIYLIPLN, encoded by the coding sequence ATGCTAGAAGGAAAAGAACTTCTTGAAAAAGCAAAATTATTAAGTAAAAAATCTGAAGATGAGATTGCCAAAAGTTGTGGGTACGTAGGTCCTAGTGGAAGAATCTTAAGAAAAAGTTTTTATAGGGCGCTTATTGAAGCTAAGGGTTACAAAATAGGAAATGGTCGTCAGGGTAAAAATGGTAATAGAGCTTCAAGAGGCAGACAGACGGAATTCAAAACTAAAGTTCATGGCAATGGGAATCTATTAATTGGTCATGCCTACACCAAAAAATTAGGTCTAGAACCTGGTCAAGAATTTAAAATCGATCTTAAAAAAGAATCAAAAACAATTTATCTGA
- the ctaD gene encoding cytochrome c oxidase subunit I — MTISIDPQKTNNESLQPKGWLRYFSFSLDHKVIGIQYLVCGFLFYLIGGSLASAIRIELASPMSDFMPRDVYNQVLTLHGTIMIFLWIVPVVNGAFGNYLIPFYVGARDMAFPRLNAVAFWLIPPSGLMLVASYFVEGAAQAGWTAYPPLSITTPQSGQIIWILSVLLLGGSSIFGGINFIATIIKLRRPGLKLMQLPMYCWAMLGTSLLVVLSTPVLAGTLILLSFDIIANTGFFNPVLGGNVVVYQHLFWFYSHPAVYIMVLPAFGLVSEILPVHARKPLFGYTTMVFSIMGIVVLGLVVWAHHMFTSGTPPWMRLFFTIATAFIAVPTGIKFFNWVATLWGGKISINSAMLFSCGFIINFVFGGITGVALAQVPFDIHVHDTYFVVAHFHYIVYGGTVFIIFSSIYHWFPKVTGKMLNEKLGILHFIITFIGFNLCFAPQHWLGLNGMPRRVAEYDPQFQFVNQISSLGALLMAISTIPFLINVFLSVRNGKDAGDNPWNALTPEWLTSSPPPVENWEGEAPLVEEPYGYGKEISELK; from the coding sequence ATGACAATATCAATTGATCCACAAAAAACTAATAATGAAAGCCTTCAACCTAAAGGCTGGCTTAGATACTTTAGTTTTAGCCTTGATCATAAAGTAATTGGGATACAATATTTGGTTTGTGGTTTCCTCTTCTATTTAATAGGAGGAAGCTTAGCGAGCGCTATAAGAATTGAACTAGCCAGTCCAATGTCTGATTTCATGCCAAGAGATGTTTATAACCAAGTTTTAACTTTACACGGAACAATAATGATATTCCTTTGGATAGTGCCAGTAGTAAACGGTGCTTTTGGAAATTATTTAATTCCATTTTATGTAGGCGCGAGAGATATGGCATTCCCAAGATTAAATGCCGTAGCTTTTTGGTTAATTCCTCCTTCAGGTTTGATGTTGGTAGCAAGCTATTTTGTTGAGGGTGCTGCTCAGGCTGGATGGACGGCTTATCCACCTTTAAGCATAACTACTCCTCAATCTGGACAAATTATTTGGATTCTGAGCGTTCTATTACTTGGAGGCAGTTCTATATTTGGTGGAATAAACTTTATAGCCACCATTATCAAATTAAGAAGGCCAGGATTAAAACTAATGCAATTGCCAATGTATTGTTGGGCAATGCTTGGAACAAGTCTATTAGTTGTTTTGTCAACTCCTGTTTTAGCAGGCACTTTAATTCTTCTTAGCTTCGATATCATTGCTAATACTGGGTTTTTCAATCCTGTTTTAGGAGGCAATGTCGTAGTTTATCAGCATTTATTTTGGTTTTATTCTCATCCAGCTGTATACATTATGGTCCTTCCAGCCTTTGGTTTAGTTAGTGAAATACTTCCTGTACATGCTAGAAAACCACTTTTCGGATATACAACAATGGTTTTTTCAATAATGGGGATAGTAGTTTTAGGTCTAGTTGTTTGGGCGCATCACATGTTTACAAGTGGAACGCCCCCTTGGATGAGATTGTTCTTTACAATTGCCACAGCATTTATCGCTGTTCCAACGGGTATAAAATTTTTTAATTGGGTTGCAACATTATGGGGAGGAAAAATTTCCATAAATAGTGCAATGTTATTCTCTTGTGGATTTATTATAAATTTCGTTTTTGGAGGTATTACAGGAGTTGCTTTGGCACAGGTACCTTTCGATATTCACGTACATGATACCTATTTTGTTGTCGCCCATTTTCATTACATAGTTTATGGAGGGACTGTCTTCATTATTTTCTCTTCAATTTATCATTGGTTCCCCAAAGTAACTGGAAAAATGCTCAATGAAAAATTAGGAATTTTACATTTTATCATTACTTTTATTGGATTTAACTTGTGCTTTGCTCCTCAACATTGGCTTGGTTTAAATGGAATGCCAAGAAGAGTTGCAGAATATGATCCTCAATTCCAGTTCGTTAATCAAATTAGTAGCCTTGGGGCTCTTTTGATGGCTATAAGTACAATTCCTTTTTTAATTAATGTATTCCTTAGTGTGAGAAATGGAAAAGATGCTGGAGATAACCCTTGGAATGCTCTTACACCTGAGTGGTTAACATCTTCTCCACCTCCAGTTGAAAATTGGGAAGGAGAAGCTCCATTAGTTGAAGAACCCTATGGTTATGGTAAGGAAATTTCTGAACTAAAATAA
- a CDS encoding cytochrome c oxidase subunit 3: MTTLDSSKEIQKNNSEVNETHEDFRMFGLITFLIADGMTFAGFFAAYLTYKAVNPLPDGAIYELELPIPTLNTILLLVSSATFHKAGKALLKDKNSESQKWLFFTAFLGIIFLICQLFEYFHLPFGLTDNLFASTFYALTGFHGLHVTLGTLMILIIAWQSRIKSGRLTSQNMFPLEAVELYWHFVDGIWVILFIILYLL, from the coding sequence ATGACAACTCTTGATAGCTCAAAAGAAATTCAAAAAAATAATTCTGAAGTCAACGAAACACATGAAGACTTCAGAATGTTTGGTCTTATAACTTTCCTAATTGCGGATGGAATGACTTTTGCTGGATTCTTTGCTGCTTATTTAACATACAAAGCAGTAAATCCATTACCTGATGGTGCTATTTATGAATTAGAACTCCCAATACCTACACTCAATACAATTTTGTTACTTGTTAGTAGTGCAACTTTCCATAAAGCCGGCAAAGCACTTTTAAAAGATAAAAACTCTGAATCCCAAAAATGGTTATTTTTTACTGCTTTTCTTGGAATTATATTTTTAATATGTCAATTATTTGAATATTTTCATTTACCTTTTGGATTAACCGATAATTTATTTGCAAGTACTTTTTATGCTCTTACTGGTTTTCATGGATTACACGTCACTTTAGGAACTTTAATGATTTTAATTATTGCTTGGCAATCGAGAATCAAGAGCGGAAGATTAACAAGTCAAAATATGTTCCCTTTGGAAGCTGTTGAATTGTACTGGCATTTTGTAGATGGAATATGGGTTATTTTATTTATTATTTTGTATCTTTTATAA